DNA sequence from the Patescibacteria group bacterium genome:
TTTTTTTTCGTAACGCGATTATCATAGGTATGTTTGCAAGCGTCGCCTGTGGAATAATTGGGTCTTTTGTTGTTGTAAAAAGAATTTCGTTTATTAGCGGAAGTATAGCGCATTCTTCTTTCGGCGGAATAGGACTGGCTTATTTTTTAGGATTTAATCCAATTATTGGAGCTATTGTTTTCAGTATTTTATCCGCGTTAGGAATTGGAGTTATAAGTGAAAAATTTAAAGCGCGGGAAGATTCTATGATAGGGGCGATGTGGTCTTTAGGAATGGCAATCGGGTTGGCGTTTATTTATTTAACTCCTGGGTATAGCGCGGATCTGTTTAGTTATCTTTTTGGAAATATTTTAATGGCGACTAATATTGATTTAATATTAGCGATTATTTTGGATCTGTTCATAATTATCAGCGTTATTGCTTTTTACAGATGGTTTGTCGCTATTATTTTTGATAAAGAGTTTGCAACTGTCACAAATATAGCTGTTTTTCCTATTTATCTGTTTTTGCTTTGTTTAATCGCGTTAACAGTCGTGGTTTTGATTAGAATTGTTGGAGTGATCTTAGTGATTGCTTTACTTGTTTTGCCTTCCGCAACAGCTCAAATTTTTAATAAAAATTTTAAAAAGATTATTTTGTGGTCAATTTTATTTGGAAATCTTTTTACTATTTCAGGAATATTTTTATCTTATTTTTTCAATATGCCGTCAGGACCGGCGATTGTTTTTGTTTCCAGTTTTGTTTATATTATGTTTTTACTTTTAGACAAGTTTTTTAAAACAACTTATAATTTTAATTTAAAATGAAATTAAAAAGCATTAAAGATATTAAAAATTTAAAATCAAAACGTATTATAGTTCGTGTTGGTTTTAATGTTCCATTAAATAAAAATAAAATAATTGATGATCGAAAAATACAATCAGTATTGCCAACAATAAATTATTTAATTGAAAAAAACGCAAAAGTAATTTTAATTAGCCATTTAGGAAGACCAGACAAAAATCAA
Encoded proteins:
- a CDS encoding metal ABC transporter permease → MEIFSYVFFRNAIIIGMFASVACGIIGSFVVVKRISFISGSIAHSSFGGIGLAYFLGFNPIIGAIVFSILSALGIGVISEKFKAREDSMIGAMWSLGMAIGLAFIYLTPGYSADLFSYLFGNILMATNIDLILAIILDLFIIISVIAFYRWFVAIIFDKEFATVTNIAVFPIYLFLLCLIALTVVVLIRIVGVILVIALLVLPSATAQIFNKNFKKIILWSILFGNLFTISGIFLSYFFNMPSGPAIVFVSSFVYIMFLLLDKFFKTTYNFNLK